One Punica granatum isolate Tunisia-2019 chromosome 3, ASM765513v2, whole genome shotgun sequence genomic window carries:
- the LOC116200074 gene encoding histone acetyltransferase HAC1-like isoform X1 — protein sequence MNVQAHMSGQVPGHVPNQTAAQVPQRNGNPSPYPVQSIGPAVGAPSTMNMDPELLKARGYMQEKIFMFLVKRQQQQPINEAQLQKFKDIVKRLEEGLFKLARTQEEYMNLATLESRLHNLLRRSRHPPASSAMSTMIPTPGMQHAGNSNVTVTSSLDATANATNSVQTTPATSSTLMPNGGLPNRTLNRADGSLSNGYQQAQSHFSMGSGGHNMQPLGVQRMNSQMIPTPGFNNNSSSQVFMNVEASNSSGRFSTAESANTASHSQHQKLHVGGQNSSHMFHGQSTDGIRSGMQQRYGFPNGAPTSGFSMVGNNMQLANGASTSDSATPYGSSPKISQHHFDQYHRPSIQGEGYASSMDASMNSQSISKSNTSLVTTHSNLPSSHQAALSLRENLLPAHQQQQFQLQSHFQQQPQQYLHQKQQLQHNQQHQHINDAYGPSQGTCEIGNQLKQEPGGDHRDEIMQPPTSEHLQLSEFQNQFQQISTEENSRAQFIPVPSVQHNVGPSLSQNAQQIQRLSQPGQLVDSRSEFSHLPVGMPPESVPQGQWQPGSQDGNATNISGNQTYEQRIKDEFHQRVSGQEEAECNNVYTEGCSGSFASQGTAGTGLGNSSCKSASTEPERNFFNQRKWLLFLRHARRCNAPPGKCQAVHCVVAQRLIRHMESCSLPQCPFPRCRATKVLVNHHKRCVDPGCPVCIPVKAYLQGQQLKSRIRANSASPLPNSVVGSCKPSNSGENSMMGIPMKPPLNETSEELMPSQKRMRADVPSQPLKIESENTAELVSILEHTASQVGLNQDQHTMPVKKEFTDMKMEVSASSEHKSPFTGESRNEDMDNVSNQRPDVEPVKETPKQNNNQLDKEADQVKQENNDRPDEPAAVTKSGKPKIKGVSLTELFTPEQVREHIIGLRQWVGQGPLATISNLSAFSGLIKSKAKAEKNQAMEHSMSENSCQLCAVEKLTFEPPPIYCTPCGSRIKRNAMYYTAGAGDTRHYFCIPCYNEARGDTIVADGMTIPKSRLEKKKNDEETEEWWVQCDKCEAWQHQICALFNGRRNDGGQAEYTCPNCYIAEVERGERTPLPQSAVLGAKDLPKTILSDHIEQRLAKRLKQERQDRAKFHGKSYDEVPGAESLVVRVVSSVDKKLEVKQRFLEIFQEENYPTEFPYKSKVILLFQKIEGVEVCLFGMYVQEFGSECQFPNQRRVYLSYLDSVKYFRPEVKAVTGEALRTFVYHEILIGYLEYCKLRGFTSCYIWACPPLKGEDYILYCHPEIQKTPKSDKLREWYLAMLRKAMKENIVADLTNLYDHFFTCTGECKARVTAARLPYFDGDYWPGAAEELIYQIRQEEEGRKQNKKGPTKKTITKRALKASGQSDLSGNASKDLLLMHKLGETISPMKEDFIMVHLQHACSHCCILMVAGNRWVCNQCKNFQICDKCYDAEQRREERDRHPVHHREKHTLYPNLITNVPEDTKDKDEILESEFFDTRQAFLSLCQGNHYQYDTLRRAKHSSMMVLYHLHNPTAPAFVTTCNMCHLDIEAGQGWRCEVCPDYDVCNSCYHKGIDHPHKLTNHPSIAERDAQNKEARQMRVLQLRKMLDLLVHASQCRSAQCQYPNCRKVKGLFRHGIQCKIRASGGCVLCKKMWYLLQLHARACKESECHVPRCRDLKEHLRRLQQQSDTRRRAAVMEMMRQRAAEVASNAG from the exons ATGAATGTGCAGGCCCACATGTCAGGACAAGTGCCCGGGCATGTGCCCAATCAAACGGCGGCTCAAGTGCCCCAGAGGAATGGGAATCCGTCCCCTTACCCTGTCCAGAGTATAGGACCTGCAGTCGGTGCTCCCAGCACGATGAACATGGATCCGGAACTTCTCAAGGCTCGAGGATATATGCAGGAAAAGAT CTTCATGTTCTTAGTTAagcggcagcagcagcagccaaTTAATGAAGCTCAACTGCAGAAGTTTAAGGATATAGTTAAGCGGTTAGAAGAAGGCCTATTTAAGTTGGCTCGCACACAG GAGGAATACATGAATCTGGCTACTTTGGAATCCCGTTTGCATAATTTGCTCAGGCGCTCTCGTCATCCACCCGCTTCCTCAGCCATGAGTACAATGATACCAACACCAGGGATGCAGCACGCTGGGAACTCAAACGTAACCGTGACATCTTCACTTGATGCTACTGCAAATGCTACTAACAGTGTACAGACAACACCTGCCACATCCTCAACCCTTATGCCAAATGGTGGTCTGCCCAACCGAACTTTGAACAGAGCTGATG GATCACTCTCAAATGGGTATCAGCAAGCACAATCACATTTTTCCATGGGTTCTGGTGGACATAACATGCAACCTTTGGGCGTTCAGAGGATGAACAGCCAGATGATACCAACTCCCggttttaacaataatagtagCAGTCAGGTTTTTATGAATGTTGAGGCTTCTAATAGCAGTGGAAGGTTCTCCACAGCTGAATCTGCTAATACAGCATCACATAGCCAGCATCAAAAGCTGCATGTTGGTGGTCAGAATAGCAGCCACATGTTTCATGGCCAGTCAACTGATGGGATTCGGTCTGGAATGCAGCAGAGATATGGCTTTCCAAATGGAGCCCCAACCAGTGGTTTTTCAATGGTCGGCAATAATATGCAGCTTGCCAATGGAGCTAGCACCTCTGATAGTGCCACGCCTTATGGGAGTTCTCCAAAGATTTCGCAGCATCACTTTGACCAGTATCATCGGCCATCGATACAGG GTGAGGGATATGCAAGCAGTATGGATGCGTCAATGAATTCACAATCTATATCTAAATCAAACACATCTTTGGTCACCACTCATTCAAATTTGCCAAGTTCACATCAGGCTGCACTATCCTTGAGAGAGAATCTTTTACCAGCTCACCAACAACAGCAATTTCAGCTACAATCTCACTTCCAGCAGCAGCCGCAGCAGTATTTACATCAGAAGCAGCAATTGCAGCACAACCAGCAGCATCAACACATTAATGATGCTTATGGTCCTTCTCAGGGAACATGTGAAATAGGGAACCAACTTAAACAAGAGCCTGGAGGGGATCACCGTGATGAGATTATGCAACCACCGACTTCTGAGCATCTGCAGTTATCTGAGTTTCAGAACCAGTTTCAGCAAATCTCCACtgaagaaaattcaagagCGCAATTTATCCCTGTCCCATCTGTCCAGCACAATGTTGGCCCTTCGTTGTCTCAAAATGCTCAGCAGATACAGAGATTGTCACAACCAGGGCAACTTGTGGATTCTCGAAGTGAGTTTAGCCATCTCCCTGTTGGAATGCCACCAGAATCAGTGCCTCAAGGTCAGTGGCAACCTGGATCACAGGATGGGAATGCAACTAATATCTCAGGAAATCAAACATATGAGCAGCGCATCAAAGATGAGTTCCATCAGAGGGTCTCAGGACAAGAGGAAGCTGAGTGCAATAACGTTTATACAGAAGGATGCTCTGGTAGTTTTGCTTCTCAAGGCACAGCAGGGACTGGCTTAGGTAACTCCAGCTGTAAGTCTGCATCAACGGAACCCGAGCGCAACTTTTTCAACCAACGGAAGTGGCTTTTGTTTCTGCGTCATGCTCGTCGATGTAATGCTCCCCCAGGGAAATGCCAGGCCGTGCATTGTGTTGTTGCTCAAAGATTGATAAGACACATGGAAAGCTGCAGCTTACCTCAGTGCCCTTTTCCTCGCTGTCGTGCTACCAAAGTGCTTGTCAATCATCACAAGCGTTGTGTTGACCCAGGGTGCCCTGTATGCATCCCTGTGAAAGCTTACCTGCAGGGACAGCAGCTGAAGTCACGCATCCGTGCTAATTCTGCTTCCCCGCTTCCCAATTCTGTTGTTGGATCTTGTAAACCTTCAAATTCCGGGGAAAATTCGATGATGGGCATCCCTATGAAGCCACCCTTGAATGAAACCTCAGAAGAACTAATGCCTTCTCAAAAACGTATGAGGGCAGATGTGCCGTCTCAACCTCTTAAGATTGAGAGTGAAAACACAGCGGAATTGGTGTCTATCCTTGAGCATACTGCTTCTCAGGTTGGTTTAAACCAAGATCAGCATACCATGCCAGTGAAGAAGGAATTCACAGATATGAAGATGGAAGTTTCTGCCAGTTCTGAACACAAGAGCCCTTTCACTGGTGAGTCAAGAAATGAAGATATGGATAACGTCTCAAATCAGAGGCCTGACGTCGAACCAGTGAAGGAGACTCCCAAACAGAACAACAACCAGTTGGATAAAGAAGCTGATCAAGTTAAGCAGGAGAATAATGATCGGCCTGATGAACCTGCTGCAGTCACCAAGTCTGGGAAgccaaaaataaaaggagtGTCATTGACCGAACTTTTCACCCCAGAGCAAGTAAGAGAGCACATCATAGGTCTGAGGCAGTGGGTTGGCCAG GGACCACTTGCGACTATCAGTAATCTGTCGGCTTTTTCTGGATTAATAaag AGTAAAGCTAAGGCGGAAAAGAATCAAGCAATGGAGCATTCAATGAGTGAGAACTCATGCCAATTGTGTGCTGTAGAGAAGCTCACTTTTGAACCTCCACCTATTTATTGCACACCTTGTGGTTCTCGAATCAAGCGAAATGCAATGTATTATACTGCGGGAGCTGGGGATACCCGGCACTATTTTTGTATTCCATGCTACAATGAGGCTCGCGGGGATACTATTGTTGCTGATGGAATGACAATTCCTAAGTCAAGActtgagaagaagaaaaacgaTGAAGAGACTGAAGAATGG TGGGTTCAATGTGACAAGTGTGAAGCATGGCAACATCAAATCTGTGCCCTTTTTAATGGTCGGAGAAATGACGGAGGACAGGCTGAATATACCTGCCCTAATTGCTACATCGCCGAGGTTGAAAGAGGGGAAAGGACACCCTTGCCTCAAAGTGCTGTGCTTGGGGCCAAGGATTTACCGAAAACGATCCTCAGTGACCATATAGAGCAGAGGCTAGCTAAAAGACTTAAACAAGAAAGGCAGGATAGGGCAAAGTTTCACGGAAAAAGTTATGATGAG gTTCCTGGAGCTGAATCCCTTGTTGTGAGAGTTGTTTCATCTGTTGACAAGAAGTTAGAAGTGAAGCAACGGTTTTTGGAAATTTTTCAAGAAGAGAATTACCCGACAGAGTTTCCCTACAAATCAAAG GTCATTCTGTTGTTTCAAAAGATTGAAGGTGTAGAGGTGTGCTTATTTGGGATGTATGTTCAAGAATTTGGATCAGAATGCCAGTTTCCGAATCAGCGCCGAGTCTATCTTTCGTACCTGGATTCTGTCAAGTATTTTAGGCCCGAGGTTAAGGCAGTGACGGGAGAAGCTCTGCGTACATTTGTCTATCATGAAATTTTG ATTGGATACCTCGAATACTGCAAATTACGTGGATTCACAAGCTGCTACATTTGGGCATGCCCCCCATTGAAGGGCGAAGATTATATTTTGTACTGTCATCCTGAAATTCAGAAAACCCCCAAATCAGATAAACTCAGGGAATG GTATCTGGCTATGTTGAGGAAAGCCATGAAGGAGAATATAGTTGCTGATCTCACTAATCTATACGATCACTTCTTCACGTGCACTGGTGAATGTAAGGCAAGGGTCACAGCTGCGAGGCTGCCATATTTTGATGGTGATTACTGGCCAGGAGCTGCGGAGGAGCTTATCTATCAAATTCGTCAAGAGGAAGAAGGCAGAAAGCAGAATAAGAAGGGACCAACGAAAAAGACAATAACTAAAAGAGCTCTAAAAGCGTCTGGACAATCTGATCTTTCAGGAAATGCATCAAAGGATCTGTTACTGATGCACAAA CTTGGAGAGACAATCTCCCCAATGAAGGAAGATTTTATTATGGTTCATCTGCAGCATGCCTGCTCTCATTGTTGTATTCTAATGGTTGCGGGGAATCGATGGGTTTGCAATCAGTGCAAAAATTTCCAGATTTGTGACAA GTGCTATGACGCAGAACAGAGACGTGAGGAAAGGGATAGACACCCAGTGCATCATAGGGAGAAACATACCCTCTATCCT AATTTAATCACTAATGTGCCAGAGGATACTAAGGACAAAGATGAAATTCTCGAGAGTGAATTTTTTGATACCAGACAAGCTTTCTTGAGTCTCTGTCAGGGAAACCACTATCAATATGACACCCTGAGGCGGGCGAAACACTCCTCTATGATGGTACTTTACCATCTTCACAACCCGACTGCTCCTGCATTTGTAACCACTTGCAATATGTGCCATCTTGACATTGAAGCGGGTCAAGGGTGGCGCTGTGAGGTGTGCCCTGATTATGATGTGTGCAATAGCTGTTATCACAAGGGTATTGACCATCCTCACAAGTTGACAAATCATCCCTCTATAGCTGAACGAGATGCACAAAACAAGGAGGCCAGACAAATGCGAGTTTTGCAG CTGAGGAAGATGCTTGATCTTCTGGTCCATGCATCCCAGTGCCGTTCAGCTCAATGTCAGTATCCGAATTGCCGGAAGGTGAAAGGGCTCTTCCGCCATGGAATCCAATGCAAGATCCGTGCCTCTGGTGGGTGTGTCCTGTGTAAGAAGATGTGGTATCTCCTCCAGCTTCATGCTCGAGCCTGCAAAGAATCGGAATGCCATGTTCCACGTTGCAG GGATTTGAAGGAACATTTGAGAAGGCTGCAACAACAGTCCGATACACGGCGGAGGGCGGCAGTCATGGAAATGATGAGGCAGAGAGCTGCAGAGGTTGCCAGTAATGCAGGATGA
- the LOC116200074 gene encoding histone acetyltransferase HAC1-like isoform X2: MNVQAHMSGQVPGHVPNQTAAQVPQRNGNPSPYPVQSIGPAVGAPSTMNMDPELLKARGYMQEKIFMFLVKRQQQQPINEAQLQKFKDIVKRLEEGLFKLARTQEEYMNLATLESRLHNLLRRSRHPPASSAMSTMIPTPGMQHAGNSNVTVTSSLDATANATNSVQTTPATSSTLMPNGGLPNRTLNRADGSLSNGYQQAQSHFSMGSGGHNMQPLGVQRMNSQMIPTPGFNNNSSSQVFMNVEASNSSGRFSTAESANTASHSQHQKLHVGGQNSSHMFHGQSTDGIRSGMQQRYGFPNGAPTSGFSMVGNNMQLANGASTSDSATPYGSSPKISQHHFDQYHRPSIQGEGYASSMDASMNSQSISKSNTSLVTTHSNLPSSHQAALSLRENLLPAHQQQQFQLQSHFQQQPQQYLHQKQQLQHNQQHQHINDAYGPSQGTCEIGNQLKQEPGGDHRDEIMQPPTSEHLQLSEFQNQFQQISTEENSRAQFIPVPSVQHNVGPSLSQNAQQIQRLSQPGQLVDSRSEFSHLPVGMPPESVPQGQWQPGSQDGNATNISGNQTYEQRIKDEFHQRVSGQEEAECNNVYTEGCSGSFASQGTAGTGLGNSSCKSASTEPERNFFNQRKWLLFLRHARRCNAPPGKCQAVHCVVAQRLIRHMESCSLPQCPFPRCRATKVLVNHHKRCVDPGCPVCIPVKAYLQGQQLKSRIRANSASPLPNSVVGSCKPSNSGENSMMGIPMKPPLNETSEELMPSQKRMRADVPSQPLKIESENTAELVSILEHTASQVGLNQDQHTMPVKKEFTDMKMEVSASSEHKSPFTGESRNEDMDNVSNQRPDVEPVKETPKQNNNQLDKEADQVKQENNDRPDEPAAVTKSGKPKIKGVSLTELFTPEQVREHIIGLRQWVGQSKAKAEKNQAMEHSMSENSCQLCAVEKLTFEPPPIYCTPCGSRIKRNAMYYTAGAGDTRHYFCIPCYNEARGDTIVADGMTIPKSRLEKKKNDEETEEWWVQCDKCEAWQHQICALFNGRRNDGGQAEYTCPNCYIAEVERGERTPLPQSAVLGAKDLPKTILSDHIEQRLAKRLKQERQDRAKFHGKSYDEVPGAESLVVRVVSSVDKKLEVKQRFLEIFQEENYPTEFPYKSKVILLFQKIEGVEVCLFGMYVQEFGSECQFPNQRRVYLSYLDSVKYFRPEVKAVTGEALRTFVYHEILIGYLEYCKLRGFTSCYIWACPPLKGEDYILYCHPEIQKTPKSDKLREWYLAMLRKAMKENIVADLTNLYDHFFTCTGECKARVTAARLPYFDGDYWPGAAEELIYQIRQEEEGRKQNKKGPTKKTITKRALKASGQSDLSGNASKDLLLMHKLGETISPMKEDFIMVHLQHACSHCCILMVAGNRWVCNQCKNFQICDKCYDAEQRREERDRHPVHHREKHTLYPNLITNVPEDTKDKDEILESEFFDTRQAFLSLCQGNHYQYDTLRRAKHSSMMVLYHLHNPTAPAFVTTCNMCHLDIEAGQGWRCEVCPDYDVCNSCYHKGIDHPHKLTNHPSIAERDAQNKEARQMRVLQLRKMLDLLVHASQCRSAQCQYPNCRKVKGLFRHGIQCKIRASGGCVLCKKMWYLLQLHARACKESECHVPRCRDLKEHLRRLQQQSDTRRRAAVMEMMRQRAAEVASNAG, encoded by the exons ATGAATGTGCAGGCCCACATGTCAGGACAAGTGCCCGGGCATGTGCCCAATCAAACGGCGGCTCAAGTGCCCCAGAGGAATGGGAATCCGTCCCCTTACCCTGTCCAGAGTATAGGACCTGCAGTCGGTGCTCCCAGCACGATGAACATGGATCCGGAACTTCTCAAGGCTCGAGGATATATGCAGGAAAAGAT CTTCATGTTCTTAGTTAagcggcagcagcagcagccaaTTAATGAAGCTCAACTGCAGAAGTTTAAGGATATAGTTAAGCGGTTAGAAGAAGGCCTATTTAAGTTGGCTCGCACACAG GAGGAATACATGAATCTGGCTACTTTGGAATCCCGTTTGCATAATTTGCTCAGGCGCTCTCGTCATCCACCCGCTTCCTCAGCCATGAGTACAATGATACCAACACCAGGGATGCAGCACGCTGGGAACTCAAACGTAACCGTGACATCTTCACTTGATGCTACTGCAAATGCTACTAACAGTGTACAGACAACACCTGCCACATCCTCAACCCTTATGCCAAATGGTGGTCTGCCCAACCGAACTTTGAACAGAGCTGATG GATCACTCTCAAATGGGTATCAGCAAGCACAATCACATTTTTCCATGGGTTCTGGTGGACATAACATGCAACCTTTGGGCGTTCAGAGGATGAACAGCCAGATGATACCAACTCCCggttttaacaataatagtagCAGTCAGGTTTTTATGAATGTTGAGGCTTCTAATAGCAGTGGAAGGTTCTCCACAGCTGAATCTGCTAATACAGCATCACATAGCCAGCATCAAAAGCTGCATGTTGGTGGTCAGAATAGCAGCCACATGTTTCATGGCCAGTCAACTGATGGGATTCGGTCTGGAATGCAGCAGAGATATGGCTTTCCAAATGGAGCCCCAACCAGTGGTTTTTCAATGGTCGGCAATAATATGCAGCTTGCCAATGGAGCTAGCACCTCTGATAGTGCCACGCCTTATGGGAGTTCTCCAAAGATTTCGCAGCATCACTTTGACCAGTATCATCGGCCATCGATACAGG GTGAGGGATATGCAAGCAGTATGGATGCGTCAATGAATTCACAATCTATATCTAAATCAAACACATCTTTGGTCACCACTCATTCAAATTTGCCAAGTTCACATCAGGCTGCACTATCCTTGAGAGAGAATCTTTTACCAGCTCACCAACAACAGCAATTTCAGCTACAATCTCACTTCCAGCAGCAGCCGCAGCAGTATTTACATCAGAAGCAGCAATTGCAGCACAACCAGCAGCATCAACACATTAATGATGCTTATGGTCCTTCTCAGGGAACATGTGAAATAGGGAACCAACTTAAACAAGAGCCTGGAGGGGATCACCGTGATGAGATTATGCAACCACCGACTTCTGAGCATCTGCAGTTATCTGAGTTTCAGAACCAGTTTCAGCAAATCTCCACtgaagaaaattcaagagCGCAATTTATCCCTGTCCCATCTGTCCAGCACAATGTTGGCCCTTCGTTGTCTCAAAATGCTCAGCAGATACAGAGATTGTCACAACCAGGGCAACTTGTGGATTCTCGAAGTGAGTTTAGCCATCTCCCTGTTGGAATGCCACCAGAATCAGTGCCTCAAGGTCAGTGGCAACCTGGATCACAGGATGGGAATGCAACTAATATCTCAGGAAATCAAACATATGAGCAGCGCATCAAAGATGAGTTCCATCAGAGGGTCTCAGGACAAGAGGAAGCTGAGTGCAATAACGTTTATACAGAAGGATGCTCTGGTAGTTTTGCTTCTCAAGGCACAGCAGGGACTGGCTTAGGTAACTCCAGCTGTAAGTCTGCATCAACGGAACCCGAGCGCAACTTTTTCAACCAACGGAAGTGGCTTTTGTTTCTGCGTCATGCTCGTCGATGTAATGCTCCCCCAGGGAAATGCCAGGCCGTGCATTGTGTTGTTGCTCAAAGATTGATAAGACACATGGAAAGCTGCAGCTTACCTCAGTGCCCTTTTCCTCGCTGTCGTGCTACCAAAGTGCTTGTCAATCATCACAAGCGTTGTGTTGACCCAGGGTGCCCTGTATGCATCCCTGTGAAAGCTTACCTGCAGGGACAGCAGCTGAAGTCACGCATCCGTGCTAATTCTGCTTCCCCGCTTCCCAATTCTGTTGTTGGATCTTGTAAACCTTCAAATTCCGGGGAAAATTCGATGATGGGCATCCCTATGAAGCCACCCTTGAATGAAACCTCAGAAGAACTAATGCCTTCTCAAAAACGTATGAGGGCAGATGTGCCGTCTCAACCTCTTAAGATTGAGAGTGAAAACACAGCGGAATTGGTGTCTATCCTTGAGCATACTGCTTCTCAGGTTGGTTTAAACCAAGATCAGCATACCATGCCAGTGAAGAAGGAATTCACAGATATGAAGATGGAAGTTTCTGCCAGTTCTGAACACAAGAGCCCTTTCACTGGTGAGTCAAGAAATGAAGATATGGATAACGTCTCAAATCAGAGGCCTGACGTCGAACCAGTGAAGGAGACTCCCAAACAGAACAACAACCAGTTGGATAAAGAAGCTGATCAAGTTAAGCAGGAGAATAATGATCGGCCTGATGAACCTGCTGCAGTCACCAAGTCTGGGAAgccaaaaataaaaggagtGTCATTGACCGAACTTTTCACCCCAGAGCAAGTAAGAGAGCACATCATAGGTCTGAGGCAGTGGGTTGGCCAG AGTAAAGCTAAGGCGGAAAAGAATCAAGCAATGGAGCATTCAATGAGTGAGAACTCATGCCAATTGTGTGCTGTAGAGAAGCTCACTTTTGAACCTCCACCTATTTATTGCACACCTTGTGGTTCTCGAATCAAGCGAAATGCAATGTATTATACTGCGGGAGCTGGGGATACCCGGCACTATTTTTGTATTCCATGCTACAATGAGGCTCGCGGGGATACTATTGTTGCTGATGGAATGACAATTCCTAAGTCAAGActtgagaagaagaaaaacgaTGAAGAGACTGAAGAATGG TGGGTTCAATGTGACAAGTGTGAAGCATGGCAACATCAAATCTGTGCCCTTTTTAATGGTCGGAGAAATGACGGAGGACAGGCTGAATATACCTGCCCTAATTGCTACATCGCCGAGGTTGAAAGAGGGGAAAGGACACCCTTGCCTCAAAGTGCTGTGCTTGGGGCCAAGGATTTACCGAAAACGATCCTCAGTGACCATATAGAGCAGAGGCTAGCTAAAAGACTTAAACAAGAAAGGCAGGATAGGGCAAAGTTTCACGGAAAAAGTTATGATGAG gTTCCTGGAGCTGAATCCCTTGTTGTGAGAGTTGTTTCATCTGTTGACAAGAAGTTAGAAGTGAAGCAACGGTTTTTGGAAATTTTTCAAGAAGAGAATTACCCGACAGAGTTTCCCTACAAATCAAAG GTCATTCTGTTGTTTCAAAAGATTGAAGGTGTAGAGGTGTGCTTATTTGGGATGTATGTTCAAGAATTTGGATCAGAATGCCAGTTTCCGAATCAGCGCCGAGTCTATCTTTCGTACCTGGATTCTGTCAAGTATTTTAGGCCCGAGGTTAAGGCAGTGACGGGAGAAGCTCTGCGTACATTTGTCTATCATGAAATTTTG ATTGGATACCTCGAATACTGCAAATTACGTGGATTCACAAGCTGCTACATTTGGGCATGCCCCCCATTGAAGGGCGAAGATTATATTTTGTACTGTCATCCTGAAATTCAGAAAACCCCCAAATCAGATAAACTCAGGGAATG GTATCTGGCTATGTTGAGGAAAGCCATGAAGGAGAATATAGTTGCTGATCTCACTAATCTATACGATCACTTCTTCACGTGCACTGGTGAATGTAAGGCAAGGGTCACAGCTGCGAGGCTGCCATATTTTGATGGTGATTACTGGCCAGGAGCTGCGGAGGAGCTTATCTATCAAATTCGTCAAGAGGAAGAAGGCAGAAAGCAGAATAAGAAGGGACCAACGAAAAAGACAATAACTAAAAGAGCTCTAAAAGCGTCTGGACAATCTGATCTTTCAGGAAATGCATCAAAGGATCTGTTACTGATGCACAAA CTTGGAGAGACAATCTCCCCAATGAAGGAAGATTTTATTATGGTTCATCTGCAGCATGCCTGCTCTCATTGTTGTATTCTAATGGTTGCGGGGAATCGATGGGTTTGCAATCAGTGCAAAAATTTCCAGATTTGTGACAA GTGCTATGACGCAGAACAGAGACGTGAGGAAAGGGATAGACACCCAGTGCATCATAGGGAGAAACATACCCTCTATCCT AATTTAATCACTAATGTGCCAGAGGATACTAAGGACAAAGATGAAATTCTCGAGAGTGAATTTTTTGATACCAGACAAGCTTTCTTGAGTCTCTGTCAGGGAAACCACTATCAATATGACACCCTGAGGCGGGCGAAACACTCCTCTATGATGGTACTTTACCATCTTCACAACCCGACTGCTCCTGCATTTGTAACCACTTGCAATATGTGCCATCTTGACATTGAAGCGGGTCAAGGGTGGCGCTGTGAGGTGTGCCCTGATTATGATGTGTGCAATAGCTGTTATCACAAGGGTATTGACCATCCTCACAAGTTGACAAATCATCCCTCTATAGCTGAACGAGATGCACAAAACAAGGAGGCCAGACAAATGCGAGTTTTGCAG CTGAGGAAGATGCTTGATCTTCTGGTCCATGCATCCCAGTGCCGTTCAGCTCAATGTCAGTATCCGAATTGCCGGAAGGTGAAAGGGCTCTTCCGCCATGGAATCCAATGCAAGATCCGTGCCTCTGGTGGGTGTGTCCTGTGTAAGAAGATGTGGTATCTCCTCCAGCTTCATGCTCGAGCCTGCAAAGAATCGGAATGCCATGTTCCACGTTGCAG GGATTTGAAGGAACATTTGAGAAGGCTGCAACAACAGTCCGATACACGGCGGAGGGCGGCAGTCATGGAAATGATGAGGCAGAGAGCTGCAGAGGTTGCCAGTAATGCAGGATGA